The following are encoded in a window of Bacillus sp. SORGH_AS_0510 genomic DNA:
- the istB gene encoding IS21-like element helper ATPase IstB, protein MNSSYQQLMQNLEYLKLKQMIGHLGETIDFGMSNQLSFVDTLLKLTNYEIDMREKTMVNSMVKVGAFPHRKEIKDFDFNFQPSVNKQQILDFTTLRFLEEKENIVFLGPSGVGKTHLATAIGIAAAKKRTSTYFIKCNELILQLKRAKLENRLESRLKHYGKYKLLIIDEIGYLPIDREDAKLFFQLIDLRYEKKSTILTTNVSFKQWDEVFQDTKIANAILDRVLHHATVVNIIGDSYRIKNHLEKENE, encoded by the coding sequence ATGAATAGTAGTTATCAACAATTAATGCAAAACCTTGAGTATTTAAAATTAAAACAGATGATTGGTCATCTTGGTGAAACGATTGATTTTGGTATGAGTAATCAATTATCTTTTGTAGACACACTCTTAAAACTAACAAATTATGAAATCGATATGCGTGAAAAAACCATGGTTAATTCAATGGTCAAGGTGGGGGCCTTCCCCCACCGTAAAGAGATAAAGGATTTTGATTTTAATTTCCAACCATCAGTAAACAAGCAGCAAATACTTGATTTTACAACATTACGATTTCTCGAAGAGAAAGAGAATATCGTATTCTTGGGACCTAGTGGAGTCGGAAAGACACATTTAGCAACAGCCATAGGGATAGCAGCAGCCAAGAAACGAACCAGTACCTATTTTATAAAATGTAATGAATTAATCCTGCAATTAAAAAGAGCAAAATTAGAAAATCGCTTAGAAAGTCGATTAAAGCATTATGGAAAGTATAAGTTATTAATTATTGATGAAATTGGATATCTACCAATTGATCGTGAGGATGCCAAATTGTTCTTCCAGCTAATTGATTTAAGATATGAGAAAAAAAGCACCATATTAACCACAAATGTAAGCTTTAAGCAGTGGGATGAGGTCTTCCAGGATACAAAAATAGCAAATGCCATATTGGATCGTGTATTACACCACGCAACAGTTGTGAACATAATTGGTGATTCGTATCGTATTAAAAATCATTTGGAAAAGGAAAACGAGTAA
- a CDS encoding cation:dicarboxylate symporter family transporter, producing the protein MKKISLAWQIFIGLALGIAVGAIFYGNPHVEAYLQPIGTIFIRLIKMIVVPIVVASLIVGVAGVGDMKSLGKLGGKTLLYFEIITTIAILVGLLAANVFQPGAGVDRSHLTKTDINSYVDTAAQTESHSMVDTFVNIVPTNIIQSLANGDMLAIIFFSVMFGLGVAAIGEKGQPIINFFRGTADAMFYVTNQIMKLAPLGVFALIGVTVSKFGITSLIPLGKLVLVVYGSMIFFILVVLGVVAKIAGFNIFNLIRYLKDELILGYTTASSETVLPKIMEKMEKIGCPKAITSFVIPTGYSFNLDGSTLYQAIAALFIAQMYGIHMSITHQITLVLVLMLTSKGIAGVPGVSFVVLLATLGSVGIPVEGLAFIAGIDRILDMARTCVNIVGNSLAAIVITKWEGHKIENDAVEKAA; encoded by the coding sequence ATGAAAAAAATTAGCTTAGCATGGCAGATTTTTATTGGACTAGCACTAGGTATTGCTGTGGGTGCTATATTTTATGGTAACCCGCATGTGGAAGCATACTTACAGCCAATTGGTACAATATTTATTCGATTAATTAAAATGATTGTTGTTCCGATTGTTGTAGCTAGTCTTATTGTTGGTGTTGCCGGTGTTGGTGATATGAAGTCACTAGGTAAACTGGGTGGAAAAACGCTTTTATATTTTGAAATCATTACCACGATTGCTATCCTTGTAGGTTTGCTTGCTGCAAACGTGTTTCAACCGGGAGCTGGTGTGGACCGATCACACTTAACGAAAACAGATATTAACTCTTATGTTGATACTGCTGCACAAACCGAGTCACATTCTATGGTTGATACCTTTGTTAATATCGTGCCTACAAATATCATCCAGTCATTAGCAAATGGCGATATGCTGGCTATTATCTTTTTCTCTGTTATGTTTGGACTTGGAGTAGCAGCCATTGGAGAAAAAGGTCAACCGATTATCAACTTCTTCAGAGGTACAGCAGATGCCATGTTCTATGTTACCAACCAAATCATGAAACTGGCTCCACTTGGTGTATTTGCTTTAATTGGTGTAACCGTATCTAAATTTGGTATTACGTCATTAATCCCATTAGGTAAATTAGTACTAGTTGTTTACGGATCAATGATTTTCTTTATTTTAGTTGTTCTGGGTGTAGTTGCAAAAATTGCAGGGTTTAATATCTTTAATCTAATCCGTTACTTAAAAGATGAATTAATTCTGGGTTATACAACAGCAAGTTCGGAAACGGTTCTTCCTAAAATCATGGAAAAGATGGAGAAGATCGGGTGTCCGAAGGCTATTACTTCATTCGTTATTCCAACAGGATATTCATTTAACCTTGATGGATCAACCTTGTATCAAGCGATTGCAGCGTTATTCATCGCTCAAATGTATGGAATTCATATGAGTATTACACACCAAATTACTTTAGTTCTTGTATTGATGCTTACTTCTAAAGGGATTGCCGGAGTTCCGGGTGTATCGTTCGTCGTGTTGCTTGCGACTCTTGGTAGCGTAGGTATCCCAGTTGAAGGATTAGCATTTATCGCTGGTATTGACCGTATTCTTGATATGGCACGTACATGTGTAAATATTGTGGGTAACTCGTTAGCGGCCATTGTTATTACAAAATGGGAAGGCCACAAGATAGAAAATGATGCGGTAGAGAAAGCAGCATAA